In one window of Epinephelus fuscoguttatus linkage group LG20, E.fuscoguttatus.final_Chr_v1 DNA:
- the LOC125881278 gene encoding clarin-3: protein MFSGTFEPHTHLKWTKNQPRAAAVRNGQGSDFTNGTADISWTLFDGYLVREYCPSFGGEGDFEVLPALVETGVTFVALHGVVLCLLALCLLFSACSILVSLYNSVSNPYETYMGPVGVYVCSSLSACLSVLVLIIYAVNILVTNMAEELIKSMHEDAILRNKSSEMKLGYYLIIICPVLYLSAIVVIYLYDHAAYTQRREQQRPTEDAPKEIMMY from the exons ATGTTCAGTGGCACGTTTGAGCCGCACACGCACCTGAAATGGACGAAAAATCAGCCGCGCGCTGCTGCTGTGCGTAACGGCCAG GGAAGTGACTTCACCAATGGAACTGCTGACATCAGTTGGACGCTTTTTGATGGGTATTTGGTCAGAGAGTACTGCCCCTCGTTTGGAGGTGAAGGAGATTTTGAAG tgcttCCTGCGCTGGTAGAAACAGGAGTTACCTTTGTGGCCCTACACGGTGTGGTTTTGTGCCTGCTGGCCCTGTGTCTGCTGTTCTCCGCCTGCAGCATCCTTGTCTCCCTCTACAACAGTGTCAGCAACCCTTATGAGACCTACATGGGGCCTGTTGGTGTCTACGTCTGCAGCTCGCTCAGCG CGTGTTTGTCCGTTTTGGTCCTCATCATATACGCGGTGAACATCCTTGTGACCAACATGGCAGAGGAATTGATAAAGAGCATGCACGAAGATGCGATCCTGAGGAACAAGTCTTCAGAGATGAAGCTGGGATACTACCTGATCATCATTTGCCCAGTGCTCTATCTCTCCGCCATTGTTGTGATCTACTTGTACGACCACGCAGCCTACACACAGAGGAGAGAACAGCAGAGGCCTACAGAGGACGCACCCAAGGAGATAATGATGTATTAG